The Paenibacillus pabuli DNA segment ATTCCCTTTGTTCTGGCTCGGGGTTCAATTCGTGTACAGCCAGCTTATGAGAATCACTAAAATAACACGCACACAATCCGTCCTATTGCTAGTTCTGCTTGCAGCAGGATTGTACAGCCTGCTGATGAAGTGGTCCTATTATGACATGGCCGACTGGACAGCAGCGCTTTCGCAGCCCTGGTCAACATTGCTGGAGTATCGCTCCTACTCCTGGGTGATGTACTGGTTCTACTTTTTACTTGGCGCGGTATGTGCTTGGGCGGTGGATACTTGGAGAAACTGGACCGTTCGTGCACTCCCGTGGATGATATGTCTTTTCCTTGGCATGTACTTCTGGCTGGGCTACGACGTGCTCAGAGGGTCTGGGGATGTCGTTAACCTCAATATATCAACATATCTGAAACCGACAACGTTCATTATTATTATGGCGCAGATGTTCATGTTATATGGATTGATTTTCCTTTTAAGAGGCAAAACAACGAAGTTCCTGGGCGTGCTGTCCTGGATCGGCCGCTATTCGTTCGGCGGGTATCTTGTGCATGCTTTGGTCATCTATGCGATCGCCTACTTCACCAGACCACTCCAGCTTGGTGGCTGGCATCTGCCGATAACCCTGCTGTCATTTTTGGTGACGGCCGTCATAGCGCTGACCATTAGCTATGGATTTTCCCGACTGCCGGGTTCCCGGTATACGGTTGGTTTACAGCGTAAGCCGAGCCGGAACTCGTCTGTTCAAGGTTCGAATACAGTAGAGCCTCGAAGAAAACGCGGACCTGTTACACCGATAAGTGCTAGTGCAAGCCATCCTTCCGAAACAAGCTAGAAGGGCTGTCCATGTAGCATATTTTAGCAAAATTGAAACGCAGTCACCTCTGTTTTCCACCTATGTTGACGAGAAACAGGGCGCCTGTCTTCCAAGGAAGACAAGGCGCCCTGCATATACATGGATTAATCTGACTCGGTCGAAGCCGGATGCCCTGGTGCTTGCTCCCGTGGAACCGGATGTGTCCCGCCCTTGCGGTTCACAAGCCGCTGCAGATCCCCCGTCAATTGCTCCTTCAGCTTATCAATGAGTTGTGTTTCACTAATTCCATGTGCTTTGGCAACTTCAGCAAGAGACTTGCCACTTCTTAATTGTTCCTGAAGCTGTTCCGGAGTGATGCCGATAAATTGGGCAATCGCCTTGTGGTTCAAGGAAGCATGTTTTCTTCCATGACCTGCAAATTCCCTCCGCAGCTCTCTAAGCGGGGTATTGATGACCTTTTTCAACTTCTCATCCATACCTGCCTTGGCTGCTGAGACCTGCTCCTTGGTTAAGCAACCTTCTGCCGCAGCTTGATCCAGACGTTTCGCAAGCGATGGTTTAAGCTTTTGCAGCAGCTGCTCTTCGCTTAGCCCTTTGCGCTCTTTGGCAATCTGGGTCAATGTCTTGCCGAGCTCCATCTGCTCCTTCAGGTCTTTGAGTCCAATGCCGAGCAGATCCGCTGTTTCACCAATCATAAATAATCCATGCCCTGCTTGCATACAAGGATGTTTGTCACCCTGAGAGACAGCTGGAGTTGTAATTCCAGAGCTGTCAGGCTTACCTGCCGCACTTGCTGAAGCTGCATTTCCTGTTGCTGCCAAAATGAGCATGGCCGCCAAACTGCTTGCAAGCCATGTTTTCCATCCGTGTTTCATTTCTCTTCCGCCTTTCGTATGTCGAAATACTGTGGTCTACATCTAGTTTGAGCCCAATCCACCCGTTTTTATCCCATAAAAATACAAAAAGTCATCATTTCTTTCACAATTCATCACAAAAGATCCTATTTTTTTCAATTCATATCCGCTATACTGGGTATAACTCCATGATCTAGTCGAATAGTCCTTAATTATTTTATTGCGGAAGGGCGTAAGCAAACGATGCGGAGAGAATGGTTAGATCCGTTTAGATCCGATTTGGAGGTGGTGTTCGCTGCTGCCGAGCAGCTGGTTCAGAACTATCCTGAATCCCTGTCAGAACATGCGCTGAAACAACTTCATTTGATTAATCCCCTGTTACGCGATTCAGGTCACAGCTATATTGGCTACATTATTCCGCTCTGGATACAGATTTCAGACGGACTCTCCCCCCAGACTGCACACAAGTTAAGCACGGCCTGTTTGATTCATATGTTGTATTTTCTCAATCAGGATGAAGTGATGGATGAGCGTCCTGACGACAGTACAATGAAGTTATCCTTGGGTAATTTATACTACATGGATGCTTTACGTATCTACTCGGACTTATTTAGCCCCTCTTCCCTGTTTTGGACCTATTTCAGACAATATGTGACGGACTGGGCTGTTAGTGTTAACGGCGAGAAGTCGCTGGATTACTTCAAGGACAACCCACTTCTGATCGCCCAAAAGGCAGCACCCCTTCAGCTTGGAGCAGCAGGTGCTCTTCTTCTTCTTGAACAAGAAGACCGAATCATTTCCGTATATTCTGCCGTTAACATCGCACTTATGACCCTCCAGATGGCAGATGATTTCAACGACATGAACCTGGATGCAGCACAGGGAAATTACAACAGTTTCCTTTCTCATATTTCTACTGCTCTTCAACTATCTTATCCTGTACAGCCGCTGAGTGGGCGTATCCGTGATAATATGTACAGCACCCCGATCATGAACTCTTATGTAGAGATTGCTTACCGATATCATGACATGCTAGCATCGTCTAACTCAGGAATTCCGCACCTTTTGACCTTCAACACGCACTTATGCCAAACACTTGTACAAGCTGTCGAAGCAATCAAACAGCACAAAAAAATGCTTCATCAAGGCGGGTTTCATTACTGGATCAGTGAACATGCCTTAAACCCACAAGGGAAGTCATGAAGCTGTGACAGTTTATATTTCATATAAGAAGGGATTGTTGAACGATGATGGTATCTGAGAGAACACTGCATGAGGATATTATTGAAAAGGCCTGGACCGATGAACATTTCAGACAACAGCTGCATTCCAATCCAAAACAGGCACTGCGCGATGCATTCGGCATTGATATTCCGGACCACGTAAAGATTCGTACAGTAGAAGAACAGCAGAATGATTATGTTCTTGTCATTCCGCCCAATCCCTCCAAAGTGAATTATGATGTAAATTGCGGACCTTGGAGAACCTAAACATCTGAAATGACTCTGAGCTAGCATTACAGGTACGAGGGGTAGAGAACGAAAAAGCTGTCCATCTTCTGCCAGCCCGTCAATCGACGAACTCGGCAAAAGATACGACAGCTTCCGTTCCTACCCCTTTGGTGCTTGTAAATGATATCTCGCCATGCATCGCTTCCACAATTCGGAAGGTCACCATCATGCCAAGCCCTGTTCCTTTGATTTTGTTGGAGAAATAGGGCTCTCCCAGGCGGACCAAAGCTTCCTCATCCATGCCTTCCCCGTTATCCCTCACGTGAACTTTGATCATTCCATCCTGGGCATATGCCCATATATCAATCTGGCCTTGGCCTTGCAGAGCTTCGATACTGTTTTTAATAATATTAATAAAAGCCTGTTTGAACTTGGAGGAGTTGCCTCGAATCCAGAGATCCGGCGGTATATCAGTTGTTATTTTACCCCCCTCCAGATTGGCCATTGGCACCAGAATCCCTTCAATATGCGTAAATTCTTCGGCAATATTGAGCGAAGCGATATGGTCAAACTCCGGCTTGGCAAACGTCAGAAAGTCCGTAATGATCCCGGATGCCCGGTCAAGCTCTTCGAGTGCAATTCGCACATACCCCTTGTTTTTGTTGTCTTCCTGTTCAGTCATCAGCTGTAAAAATCCTCTGGTCACCTGTAGTGGATTTCGAACTTCATGTGCGACCGATGCGGCCAGTTCACTAATAATCTCCATCTTCTCGGATCGCTGCAATTCATTGTTGAACAGTTCCAGTTCCTTGGAGTATTCAATGACCTGTCTATGCTTTTCCGCAAAACGACTACCCAGAATGGCAATAAGCGCGATGATAAAAGCAACCATGGACCACTTCCACCATATGAGGTGATACGTGCCGTTGCGCTGGTAGTACCATAACAGTTCCGCTACGCTGATCAGCGCAAACGTGCTGTATCCCGCAGCCAGCAGTATCGCTTCCTTGTTTCGCTTTAGTGCTTGGGATATGGTGCCAATCATCAGTAAGGTCAGCAGAATTACCAAGATGATGCCGATGGCCTTTTGAACCAGAAATACATAAAGTACATCCCATTGACCGCTCGATATGAAATACAGGAGCAGTGCGAGGATGGCAATACCGGAATACACGAGCTGGAATTTTCGTAACTTCGTGAAGATCCCATAAGGACCCTTTCCGATAATCTGTTCGAAAAAATAACATAGTGCAGGCATTCCCGCCAGCATCGCCATATCGAACAATATGGAGTACAGATCCCCGTAAATCTGGTAGAACGTATATAGAAATTGTGAATACGTAATGATCATCGTTCCGATGGAACCCATGACAACACATAGCGAGATCCATAATCCCTTATGGAATTTTCCAAAGAAGAATGTGCAGCTGAGCATCGTAATGGCTGTAAATAGAAAGGTTGCCCCTAATATGACATCCAACAAGCCATTATGAATATATCTCTCCTGCAAAATGGTATATCTCCCTACCTCAATCGTCCCGAAGATTCCGAGTCGGCCGTTGGCATTTTCAGTCCATATATACAGCTGCTCGTTTGAATTTTTGATGGATAAAGGCAGCAGTACCGCATTGTTGTCGTAATTATAATGATAATTCTCATACACCTTACGATCCTTAAGGTAGATCACAATATGTTGACCTTTAATATTTTCAAAACGAATGGCAGAATTATCCTCGCCCAGTTGTGGAATGGTCAAGCGAGTCCATAGTGACTTAGAAGGGTTAACCGTAGTGTAATCCGGCTTCTCCAACCCTTGCCGCTCCCAGACTTCATCGGGTCTTTCTACTTCGCTGATAAACCCCTGATCGTGTGCATTTCCCCATTTTACTTCCCATGTCGTAATGGGGACAGGTCTGTTATCTTCCTGTACACTTGCCGCGCCTACTCCCTGCGGCCAATACATCATGAATAACAGGCTGATCCATAGGACGATGATAGCTTTGGGCACATTTTTCATTCACAGCACCTCAAAGTTCATATTTTGAGCATTTAGCAACATTCCAATGATGCAAAATGCTGAATCTATCCCCTAACTCTATCATTTATGATTCGCCATGATTTAACGTGTCACCTTCTAAAGGCAAACGAAAAAAATCACATTTTAGTTTAACTACATATTTATTTCCATTTTTAGAGGAAAGGAATCCAGCCATCACTTGTCTTAGCCGCGCAAATCTTCGAACTGGTTCTCGATCATCTCGCGTTCCGTCCGTTCATAGGCGCTCCGAAACTTCAGCCACTGCTCCGTTTCCTCATCCTCATAAATCGTCCATATATCCGAAAAAAGAAAATCACGTAGCTGGACAACTTGTCCAGCCCATATGCCACCAACCCAGAACAATCCGTCGGGCCGACGAATGACCGTACGCGAAAAGCCAGGCGTCGATGCCTTTTGTCCAATTCGGATTCGACTGATCATATTGCCAAGTGTAAACCATTCCAACTGGAATCCCTCCCTGTTTCATCATGCTCCATCATAACATAGGCCTTGCTTGAAAGCTGTACTGGCTGTTCTACGATTCAATTCGCTTCTATGGGTGTAATGGTTCCTCAAAGCAACCAATCACCTATTAAGGAGATGATTTAAATGAACGAGCCACACAAAACGGTAGAAGTAGAACGGAAAGACATCCAGCATAAATCGGATTCCAGCATGGTCGCCTCCACTTTTATTAAATATGCGGCTTATGTAATCATTTTTTTCGGCTTCCTCTACTTTCTCGTCAAATATGTATTCCCTAAATTTTAAGTCATTCATATTCGGTGCAACCCAGGGAATGCTAACACGTGCACGATTACAACGTTTGCGGTTTGGGTAACTACGGGGTAAGAACCTTTGAAGATATCAACACAATCATACATGCAGTCAAACCAATAACATTTCCCGAAAGGAGCTGCTACTTATGACAGACAGACCGATTAGCAATGACGAAAGCGACCGTTATTATGACCGATACCAGAGGTCCCGCGATATTCCGCCTGAAACAGAAGTGCCCCAGGGCGATATGGATACATTTGATGAAGTGTCCGGAAGACGAATTGAAACCGATGAGACGGACCTGCCTCCTGTAGCTGCAACGACCATAGAGGAGGAGGAGCTGGAATCACGTTTGGCAGAACCTGCACTGGAATCGGTACCTGATGCCGATCTGCTGCAGCCGAATAGCCCGGTTGACCCGGCTGCACCTGACCCGGACGCCCTTCATGGTACCGATCTGCTCAATGGTGCGGGGGCCGATGCCAAACCTCAGGATGATATTCTCCCTCGACGTTAGTATTTGCTATCCCCGATGCACGGATAAGGAGGTGCAGCTTAATGAAGGACAATCGCCCAAAGCACGTTGATACACCGGATAATCTGGTGACTGAGCGGGATATCGATCCTGATTTCGGACTTTTTACGGAAGATTCATTTCCGGATGCTCTGGAGAAAGAGGATCAGCTTGATGCTGTTGAGCATGCTATTCCTAAGGAGAAATCCGATTCCGAAGAGTAATAGAGATAGCCTATATAATAGAGCAGGCTGAAGAAGAGGGAAATCTCTTGTTGAAGAGGTTTCCCTTTTTCATGTATATTACTGGTCCACATAAATAGTCATATCAAAAAGATGGCTGCTGTATTGCTACAGCGCCATCTTTCCCCTTAAGCTCCATCTAACGATCCGCTGATACCGCTTTCTCCGATGTTGATTTTCCTGAACCCGGAAGTTTATGTTCCAGACCGGACCACTTGGCTGCAATCGCCGTGATTAACAGCGCCAGTCCATTGATGATAAAAATCCAGCGAATAGGCAGCCATCCGCCGAGAATACCGCCAATAATGGGTCCTGCCATCGTACCGATCTGAGACGCCGACTGATTCAGACTGAATGCCCTGCCTCGAAATCCCGGGTCAGTCGCCTGTACAATCATGGCATTGATCGCCGGGAACACGGCCGCGAAAAACAGCCCGTATACAAACCGCAAAACACCAAAGCCGATATAACCTGTCGTGAAAAACTGCAGCAAATTTCCCACAGCCCCACCGACGAGTCCAATAATCAACACTTTGCCATAACCGATGCGCTGACCGATTTTCCCCCACCTCGGTGCCATAATGACTGTAGCTATACCTACGGCTGAGAAAATAATACCTGAGCTGAGCGAGGCCCGATCGGGCTGAATGCCCATCTCCATGACATAGACCGTTAGCAGCGGCTCAAGAATCATGACGGAAAATGTACAGATGCCCATCATGCCAAGTACGGTAATAAACAGACGATTCGCTCTGGCTTCACGAATATCATCCATGACATGAGAACGCGGCTTATTGCGATTGAAATTCTCTTCTTTTACCCAGAAGGTCGCGATTAGCGCAGAAACCAGCACCACAATGGCCGAAAATAAAAATGCATTCCGGTTTCCGTAGTAGTGGCTTACAACCCCGCCAATCAACGGACCGATGATACCGCCTGTAGCCCCGGCCGTGGACATGATACCCAGTGCGTATCCTGTCTTCTCTTCCGGCGTATTCGTACCCACAAGTGCAATTGCAGCCGGAACGAAGCCAGCCAGCAATCCCTGAAACAGCCGGACAACGATAAGTGAATAGGGATCCTGCACAAAGTAATTGATCAAATACAATACCGCAAGGCTGTATCCCGAACGGATCAGCATTGGCTTGCGTCCGTATTTGTCTGCCAACGACCCCCAGAACGGAGACACCAGCGCACTCGCCAGAAACGTGATGCCAAAAGCCAGCCCTGACCAAAACTCCAGGTGATCACGAACCCCGAGATCGCCGCTCAAAAACAAGGGCAAAAACGGGATGGAGATTGAATATGCGGTGCTGCAAAAAAATACACCAATCCACAAAATCACCAGATTACGCTTCCACGAGAAGTCCATATACCCGCACGTCCTTTCCGTTACTGACGCCGGGACTGCCGTGTATTGGAGCGGACGGAACAGACCCGTACGTCCCTGCTGCGGAAGCATTTTCCTTATTTTACACCTATGCTTCCATGAAGACCATCCCTGGCACCTGCAAAAGCAAAGCATGGATTGCCTTCCTGTCCCAAAAAACGGTATGATAGTTGATGGATTATCCCAAAATAATTCCGTTGAAACACATTAAGCAGAGATGCAAGGGGGAACATTCTCATGTCTTTACGATGGAAAAAAACAACTGCTGCATCGCTGATCATGGCGCTGCTGCTTATTGTTATTAGCGGCTGTGGACGCCCTTCGAGCGGCGCTACGGAACCCGTTCCGGCTCCGCCTGAAGGTCAAAACCCGGTAGCCACGATCGAAATGCAGGACGGGCAAAAAATCGTGATCGAACTCTATCCCGAAATTGCGCCTAACACGGTATACAATTTTATCTCGCTGGCTAATCAGGGTTTCTATGATGGCCTCATCTTTCACCGCGTCATTCCGGGCTTCATGATTCAGGGTGGAGATCCAAATGGTAATGGTTCAGGCGGCCCTGGATACGCCATTAAAGGTGAATTCACATCCAACGGTCACAAAAACCATCTGAATCATACACGTGGAGTGATTTCTATGGCGCGTCAAGCTGATAACCTAGACTCGGCTGGCTCCCAATTTTTTATCATGTTAGCGGATGCTGATTATCTGGACAATGCTTATGCAACCTTTGGGAAAGTCACAGAGGGTATGGATGTAGTCGATGGAATCGCAGCTCAGGAAATAGGTCAACAAGACAAACCGGTCACCGATCAAGTGATGAAAAAAGTGACCGTCGACACGCATGGCCTGGAATATCCTGAACCTGTAAAAATACCAGAGGAATAAGACTCCACGGGTACATTACAAACAAAAGCTCTGTCTTGCGATAAATACGCAAGGCAGAGCTTTATTAAATGGTAGCGTTTACATGAGAGGTTTAAAAAAAAAGCCCTCTACGCACATATATACACAGCAGCTCTGCAACCCGCTGATCTCACAACATCCACCCCAACAACCGGAACCAGCCAATAATCGCAATCCATAGCGGGCAGCTGAAGGCAATCCCCCATGCAAGCCCTTTCAACAAGCTGCGGTCAACTTCCACGAACAACGACTCCTTTCTCCAGGGAATAGTCGCAGTATCGGTAATACTATATGATTTTATACCCGTTTTCATTCGTCACGGAACAGTCGATTTCCTTCTTTTCTAGTCTCGTTTCATGGAACGGATACCGGGAACCTGATATACTATGACTACGGATCGAAACAGGGAACCTGATTTACGTCTGAGAGGAGAATTTTCCATGGCAAAATCCAAAAAACAACCTGCTGCCCCCAAAGCAGCTCAAGATAAACCGGCGACGCTGAAGGATCTGCTCAGCAGTGATGTGCTCGAGAAGCTGAAGGCTCAAGCTGATGAAGCCAAAGCTGCCGAAGCTCAGCGCAAGGAACAGGAACGCCAGCAGGCGGAAGAAGCTCGGAAAGCGGAACAGAAGCGGCGGGATAACGACTTCGAGTATTTATTGAATAACAGCTCACTGGACTGGAAGAAACATAAATAACCTTTCAGCCAGGCGAATTGCATATTGACGTCATTTTAATATTCAGATACAGGGCCGATTAGCGGTCCTGTTTTTTTGTATGGACAAGTATGAGGGAATATGATTCACCTCCCTTGAGCCGGGTATGTAGAGATAGAGAGTACACTGAAATTTATAGGACGCGGAGGGATCAGGATGAGTGAACAGCGTTTGAAAGGAAAAGTAGCAATTGTAACCGGAGGTGGTTCGGGCATTGGGAAGGCTACCGCAATCCGTTTCGCCGAGCATGGAGCCAAAGTATATCTGCTGGACCGTACACCGGAAAATGCCGAAGAAACGAAACAAACGATTGAAAAAGCCGGCGGAGAAGCTTCTGTTATCGAATGTGATATCTCCAAACCGGACAATGTACAAAAAGCGATTAATCAAGCTGCAGCAGAAACCGGTAAACTGGATATTGTATTTGCAAATGCGGGGATCAACGGCACAATGGCTCCAATTGAAACGATGGAACCGGAGGACTGGGATCAAACGATGGGGATTAATATGCGCGGTACATTCGCAACCGTCAAATATGCCATCCCCCATCTAAAAGATCATGGAGGCAGCATCATCATCACCAGTTCCATTAACGGTAACCGGGTGTTCTCGGGCATCGGATTCTCTGCATACGCTTCCAGTAAGGCTGGTCAGACTGCTTTTACGAAGATGGCTGCACTCGAACTGGCGCGCTACAAGATCCGTGTCAACGCTGTCTGTCCTGGTGCCATTGATACCAATATTGATGACAACACCTATCCTTCAGATGATCTGAAAGATGTTCAGATCCCGGTGGAATTCCCGAAAGGCCATGAACATCCGCTCAAAGGGGAACCCGGCACGTCTGAACAGGTAGCCAATCTGGTACTTTTCCTGGCTTCCGACGAGTCTTCTCATGTCACAGGTACACGTATTTACGTAGATGGTGCAGAATCCCTCCTTCGGGGATAAGTTGTCTGCCACATCATATGGGGTTCGGAAAACCAATTATCCCGCAGCATCCTGAGTCTCAGGATGCTGCGGGATTTTCAGTGTTCTACCTTTACTAGTCACACCGCAGAACTCCTCTCCTTCTTCACCCGGTTCTTCATTCGCTCCGGAATGGCGAAGAACAACAAGTACATTAACGAAAACAATACAGCTGCCAGTACTTCTTCCCCCAGAATATATAACGGGTAAGGTCCCAGGAGATCCAGTACGGATGCCGTCTCCGGTTTATGACGAAGAAACATATAGTTGGCTTCCACAAGCACATCCGTTCCATATACAATCAGCGCAGCTACATTCACAAATACCATCGAACCCACGACTGATCTCCAGCTTGGACGAAGCTGTTCTACCCAGGTCATATAGAGCAGTGCAAGTATAATACAGGCATGAGCCGTAAAAAATTGAATAAACCGAAAATGTGGAACGGT contains these protein-coding regions:
- a CDS encoding acyltransferase; its protein translation is MGKPRIEEWTQLRGIAFLAIVMQHNIAEYIYRSDIEQPDSVMLTMIYHLTRFGTPTFVFLSGVMLFYHHRQAKPDYSRFIRKRFGDIYVPFVLWTLIYWLSVRVFTPAFWVSGTLDVRSLIRELFIPQTGYHLWFVIMIFQFYVLFPLFWLGVQFVYSQLMRITKITRTQSVLLLVLLAAGLYSLLMKWSYYDMADWTAALSQPWSTLLEYRSYSWVMYWFYFLLGAVCAWAVDTWRNWTVRALPWMICLFLGMYFWLGYDVLRGSGDVVNLNISTYLKPTTFIIIMAQMFMLYGLIFLLRGKTTKFLGVLSWIGRYSFGGYLVHALVIYAIAYFTRPLQLGGWHLPITLLSFLVTAVIALTISYGFSRLPGSRYTVGLQRKPSRNSSVQGSNTVEPRRKRGPVTPISASASHPSETS
- a CDS encoding NHLP leader peptide family RiPP precursor, which encodes MMVSERTLHEDIIEKAWTDEHFRQQLHSNPKQALRDAFGIDIPDHVKIRTVEEQQNDYVLVIPPNPSKVNYDVNCGPWRT
- a CDS encoding HAMP domain-containing sensor histidine kinase; translation: MKNVPKAIIVLWISLLFMMYWPQGVGAASVQEDNRPVPITTWEVKWGNAHDQGFISEVERPDEVWERQGLEKPDYTTVNPSKSLWTRLTIPQLGEDNSAIRFENIKGQHIVIYLKDRKVYENYHYNYDNNAVLLPLSIKNSNEQLYIWTENANGRLGIFGTIEVGRYTILQERYIHNGLLDVILGATFLFTAITMLSCTFFFGKFHKGLWISLCVVMGSIGTMIITYSQFLYTFYQIYGDLYSILFDMAMLAGMPALCYFFEQIIGKGPYGIFTKLRKFQLVYSGIAILALLLYFISSGQWDVLYVFLVQKAIGIILVILLTLLMIGTISQALKRNKEAILLAAGYSTFALISVAELLWYYQRNGTYHLIWWKWSMVAFIIALIAILGSRFAEKHRQVIEYSKELELFNNELQRSEKMEIISELAASVAHEVRNPLQVTRGFLQLMTEQEDNKNKGYVRIALEELDRASGIITDFLTFAKPEFDHIASLNIAEEFTHIEGILVPMANLEGGKITTDIPPDLWIRGNSSKFKQAFINIIKNSIEALQGQGQIDIWAYAQDGMIKVHVRDNGEGMDEEALVRLGEPYFSNKIKGTGLGMMVTFRIVEAMHGEISFTSTKGVGTEAVVSFAEFVD
- a CDS encoding MFS transporter, with protein sequence MDFSWKRNLVILWIGVFFCSTAYSISIPFLPLFLSGDLGVRDHLEFWSGLAFGITFLASALVSPFWGSLADKYGRKPMLIRSGYSLAVLYLINYFVQDPYSLIVVRLFQGLLAGFVPAAIALVGTNTPEEKTGYALGIMSTAGATGGIIGPLIGGVVSHYYGNRNAFLFSAIVVLVSALIATFWVKEENFNRNKPRSHVMDDIREARANRLFITVLGMMGICTFSVMILEPLLTVYVMEMGIQPDRASLSSGIIFSAVGIATVIMAPRWGKIGQRIGYGKVLIIGLVGGAVGNLLQFFTTGYIGFGVLRFVYGLFFAAVFPAINAMIVQATDPGFRGRAFSLNQSASQIGTMAGPIIGGILGGWLPIRWIFIINGLALLITAIAAKWSGLEHKLPGSGKSTSEKAVSADR
- a CDS encoding peptidylprolyl isomerase, coding for MSLRWKKTTAASLIMALLLIVISGCGRPSSGATEPVPAPPEGQNPVATIEMQDGQKIVIELYPEIAPNTVYNFISLANQGFYDGLIFHRVIPGFMIQGGDPNGNGSGGPGYAIKGEFTSNGHKNHLNHTRGVISMARQADNLDSAGSQFFIMLADADYLDNAYATFGKVTEGMDVVDGIAAQEIGQQDKPVTDQVMKKVTVDTHGLEYPEPVKIPEE
- a CDS encoding YqkE family protein, encoding MAKSKKQPAAPKAAQDKPATLKDLLSSDVLEKLKAQADEAKAAEAQRKEQERQQAEEARKAEQKRRDNDFEYLLNNSSLDWKKHK
- a CDS encoding SDR family oxidoreductase, with product MSEQRLKGKVAIVTGGGSGIGKATAIRFAEHGAKVYLLDRTPENAEETKQTIEKAGGEASVIECDISKPDNVQKAINQAAAETGKLDIVFANAGINGTMAPIETMEPEDWDQTMGINMRGTFATVKYAIPHLKDHGGSIIITSSINGNRVFSGIGFSAYASSKAGQTAFTKMAALELARYKIRVNAVCPGAIDTNIDDNTYPSDDLKDVQIPVEFPKGHEHPLKGEPGTSEQVANLVLFLASDESSHVTGTRIYVDGAESLLRG